In Verrucomicrobiota bacterium, a genomic segment contains:
- a CDS encoding tRNA glutamyl-Q(34) synthetase GluQRS → MPPRPYRGRLAPSPTGLLHTGHARTFWTAQQRALDHGGTLVLRNEDLDPQRSKPEFTDAMLEDLRWMGFTWTEGPDIGGPFAPYSQSSRMHHYRAAFDRLRAGGFLFPCTCSRQDVLRAVAAPHEGEEEPVYPGTCRARAGSAFGVSNSPIEASPTRDESKGGSGSNPRAGHAKPKLNWRFRVPDGEVIRFTDAALGPQAFVAGKDFGDFVAWRHDDVPSYQLAVVVDDAAMGITEVVRGEDLLHSTARQLLLYRALGMSPPDFLHCPLVRDASGQRLAKRHDALSLRALRAAGRSPAAVRAEWTFAARVAKINRGFAFP, encoded by the coding sequence TTGCCGCCGCGCCCGTATCGCGGACGGCTCGCGCCGTCGCCGACGGGGTTGCTTCACACCGGGCACGCGCGGACTTTCTGGACGGCCCAGCAGCGCGCACTCGATCACGGCGGCACGCTCGTGTTGCGGAACGAAGACCTCGACCCGCAGCGCTCGAAACCAGAATTCACCGACGCCATGCTCGAGGACTTGCGGTGGATGGGATTCACGTGGACTGAAGGTCCCGACATCGGCGGACCGTTCGCGCCTTATTCGCAGTCCTCTCGAATGCATCACTATCGTGCAGCGTTCGACCGGCTCCGTGCCGGCGGGTTCTTGTTTCCCTGCACATGTTCGCGGCAGGACGTGCTCCGCGCGGTTGCAGCGCCCCACGAGGGCGAGGAGGAACCGGTCTATCCCGGCACTTGCCGGGCCCGGGCGGGCTCGGCGTTTGGAGTTTCCAATTCCCCAATCGAGGCGTCGCCAACCCGCGATGAATCGAAAGGGGGTTCAGGCTCGAATCCCCGGGCCGGGCACGCGAAACCGAAACTGAACTGGCGCTTTCGCGTCCCGGATGGCGAGGTGATTCGATTCACGGACGCGGCGCTCGGGCCACAGGCGTTCGTTGCCGGCAAGGACTTCGGTGATTTCGTCGCGTGGCGCCACGACGACGTCCCCTCGTATCAACTCGCCGTCGTGGTGGATGACGCCGCGATGGGGATCACCGAGGTCGTGCGCGGCGAGGACTTGCTGCACTCGACGGCGCGGCAACTTCTTCTTTACCGCGCGCTCGGAATGTCGCCGCCGGATTTTCTCCACTGCCCGCTTGTGAGGGATGCCTCCGGGCAGCGGCTCGCGAAACGCCACGACGCATTGAGCCTCCGCGCATTGCGGGCAGCGGGGCGTTCGCCGGCGGCGGTTCGCGCGGAGTGGACGTTCGCCGCGCGTGTCGCGAAAATCAACCGCGGGTTTGCCTTCCCTTGA
- a CDS encoding DUF1501 domain-containing protein, whose product MTRRELLRAGALGLFGLTAADWVRARAGEAPAGGSFGRAKRCILLFMWGGPAHQDTWDLKPDAPSEVRGEFNSIATHVPGIRVCEHFPMLARRMDLLCQVRSMTHDNGDHTTATSYLLTGEPPVKTPDKRAEWPHMGAVLSSLWRGSGALPPFVSMRPKLENDVPRFVEQSQGQFAGWLGPLHDPLTIDADPSRPDYRIGELTLHPELSVRRLQERRDLASHLDRRLESLAPNFAAQDLNSRRAFELLTAAATERDAFNLGEESTKLRERYGLNPHGQSVLQARRLVERGVPLVTVFWPNDGTKNVSVYWDTHSRNFTDLKTRLMPVADRAFSALLDDLKSRGMLDDTLVIWTGEFGRTPRVGQRSSDAGAGRDGRDHWGGCFTSVLAGAGVKGGFVYGKSDKEAAFPAENPVAPRDLIATVYHLLGVPEQQMLLDNGGRPQFVRPGRAIAELLA is encoded by the coding sequence CAAGCGGTGCATCCTGCTCTTCATGTGGGGCGGGCCGGCGCATCAAGACACGTGGGACCTGAAGCCTGACGCGCCGTCGGAAGTGCGCGGCGAGTTCAACTCCATCGCGACCCATGTGCCGGGCATCCGCGTGTGCGAGCACTTCCCGATGCTCGCGCGACGGATGGACCTGCTTTGCCAGGTGCGTTCGATGACGCACGACAACGGCGACCACACGACTGCGACCTCGTATCTGCTCACGGGCGAACCGCCGGTCAAGACGCCCGACAAGCGCGCCGAGTGGCCGCACATGGGCGCCGTGCTGTCGAGCCTCTGGCGCGGGAGCGGCGCATTGCCGCCGTTTGTCTCGATGCGGCCAAAGCTCGAGAACGACGTGCCGCGGTTCGTCGAGCAGAGCCAGGGACAATTCGCGGGCTGGCTCGGCCCGCTGCACGACCCGCTGACGATCGACGCCGACCCGAGCCGGCCGGACTACCGCATCGGCGAGCTCACGCTCCACCCGGAGCTGTCCGTGCGGCGGCTTCAGGAACGCCGCGACCTCGCCTCGCATCTTGACCGGCGGCTGGAATCGCTCGCGCCCAACTTCGCGGCGCAAGATTTGAACTCGCGGCGCGCGTTCGAGCTGCTCACGGCGGCGGCCACGGAGCGCGACGCGTTCAACCTCGGCGAGGAATCCACCAAGCTGCGCGAGCGATACGGGTTGAATCCGCACGGCCAGTCTGTGCTGCAAGCGCGGCGGCTCGTCGAGCGCGGCGTGCCGCTGGTCACGGTGTTCTGGCCGAACGACGGCACGAAAAACGTGAGCGTGTATTGGGACACGCACAGCCGGAACTTCACCGACTTGAAGACGCGCCTCATGCCTGTCGCCGACCGGGCGTTCTCCGCGCTTCTCGACGATCTGAAGTCCCGCGGGATGCTGGACGACACGCTTGTCATCTGGACCGGGGAGTTTGGCCGCACCCCGCGCGTGGGGCAGCGGTCGAGCGACGCGGGCGCCGGACGCGACGGGCGCGACCATTGGGGCGGCTGTTTCACGAGCGTGCTGGCGGGCGCGGGCGTGAAGGGCGGATTTGTTTACGGGAAGAGCGACAAGGAGGCGGCATTTCCCGCTGAGAATCCAGTCGCCCCGCGCGACCTGATCGCGACGGTTTACCATCTGCTCGGCGTGCCCGAGCAGCAGATGCTGCTGGACAACGGCGGGCGACCACAATTCGTGCGGCCGGGACGGGCGATTGCAGAGTTGCTGGCGTGA